A genomic window from Brassica oleracea var. oleracea cultivar TO1000 chromosome C8, BOL, whole genome shotgun sequence includes:
- the LOC106311345 gene encoding uncharacterized protein LOC106311345, which yields MKSRNRNLATLSLMIITVLSWTKIVAGQEALLGKKVLPLCHRECMPICMKVTEATQEICEGACQAGCVQLQGRGTGLSATDQGVDMVIA from the coding sequence ATGAAGAGCAGGAACAGAAACTTGGCCACCCTGAGTTTGATGATAATTACGGTTTTGTCATGGACGAAGATTGTGGCTGGACAAGAAGCACTATTAGGAAAGAAAGTATTGCCGTTGTGCCACAGAGAATGTATGCCAATATGCATGAAAGTGACAGAAGCAACGCAAGAAATTTGTGAGGGGGCATGCCAAGCTGGTTGTGTCCAGCTTCAAGGTCGAGGCACCGGACTTTCAGCCACTGATCAAGGAGTCGATATGGTCATTGCATAG